From the genome of Salvia splendens isolate huo1 chromosome 7, SspV2, whole genome shotgun sequence:
aaaacgcccggtcgggcgaactttctgtttTCTTCGGCTtgcgcccgaccgggcgttttttatatgaaattcgcccggtcgggcgaacatTCTGTGGTCAGCCCGTTCGCTCCGTTTTGCCCGTTTTAGACCTGTTCTTGCATCAAAACTCCGACAAACTTGTTAACTCTAAAAAATAGCTGAAAAGTGGGTGAAACATATACTTTATACCTCAAAAGATTCAACAACATGTGTTAATCAcccatctaaacatcctaaactatgagtttgtcaactcccccaaacttaaacatTTGTTAGTCCTCGAACAAGAAGAAAGAAACAAGACATACAAACTCATGCAAGGATGTGGAGTGTCATCATTGCctcaatagaaataaaatacgaCAAGTATCAATGGCCTCGGATGCATGTAAAGTATTATGAAATATAGCTTCAAGTTACTATCATGTACTCAACCTTGCCAATTTGCCCTCTCAAGGAGAAAATGCAATGTGCATTTTAGAAatttcactcactctcaaagtaTATAAACTCTTGACATAACTCTCAAATCATCAAAACATgcatagtttaccataggcttgctcgaaatTTATACTCTCCTCTACTATGGTGTGATTAAAGATATAaggtccgaaaggtcttttcaataggttgtaatgtaggctctttggatAGGTGAGGCAATTTTCGGCTAAAGTGACTTTAATTCCCAATATCTTGCTCAACTTCACCAACTTTCTTCCCCAATCTAGCTAGTTCTAGGCTTCCCTAGACTCTTCTCATCTACCAACATTCCACTTTTGTTCTTCACCTCTTTTTCAACCTTCACACACCCTTTCCAATAAATGCCAATTATTAACTATTTCTcactttcaattttcttttcttttctctctctttttttttctatttcttttctttctttttctccatGCTTTGCATGGTAACATCactattctttctttctttttcttttgtttttctacCTCAATAAGCTTCTATTTCATTTGCTAATTCCCCCTTTCAAACTTTCATTTCCttttgatttttcaaaaatagaacaCAAGAAATCCAACCCCATGGTTTGTCAAAGGAAAGGTTATTGGCTCAAAGTGGGCTAACAAAGATTATTAACATGATAACGGGTAAAAGTAGAATTTGGCTAacaaggatggcctaacgtcctcccttatctctatgatcactatgtagactcaaagaaatcgcgagcaagttctagaaacatacgACATGTTTGAGATAAATCACACATTTAGGAACAATATAGGCTCAATTCTCACAAGGTCATTTTGGCAAAAGACAAGGCACCATGTAATTCACTTTAGGcaatttgaaatgaaaaatcACATGTTCTTTAGCCATATCAACAAGGTTTTCGAAAGTTTTTGCACAAAATCATCATTGGCAACTCCTCCATCATGTCTCACACTcgttcaaatttcaatttttctcaacCCTACTATCATCCTAGCCAAGGGAGATAATTCAACACAAAAGgaaacaagaaaaacaaacctaaaaagaaaaacaaagacaCAAACACAAGTGGAACAAGGAAACAAAACCACATAAGTTTACATGcccacatatcatcatcaaatatCATCAAAAGAATAGGGGTACAGGCCGGGGTATCATCATCAAATAAAGAGGGAGAGAGGTAAAAGAGGGAATCCACTAGacaccccccaaacttattccaagCAAAGCTAGGATAAGTTTGAAAGAGAGTGGATCTCCCATGGACCTTCActgcggaggaggaggcggatgCTGCCACTGGCCACGGAATTCATCGAATCGGGCATTGATGTTGGCCCACTGTGCATTGTTGAAATCAGTGAATTGGGTCCAGTTGGTTTCGAACTGGTCCCATCGCGCTTCATTCTGGACCCAATATTCCTGCTGACGCAACTCCATCCGTGTCAACCTCTCATTGATCGAGCCGTAGTCCTCCTCTTGTCGCTCTTGTCGGCTTCGTGTCCTCTGCGTGCTTGTCCCGGCTTCATCTCCCCCTTGGTAGGTCGGTTGATCCTCACCTTCctcctcattttcttcttcattctgcTCGTCCCCCATCTCGATCTCGGGAAAGCCCATGTGGGGCGCTTCATCAAcactcgagctcgggctcacaTCCCTAAATTGCAAGTTCCGCGGATTCACCGCCGTGACTTGTTCGTGGACCGCAGCCTTCATCTTCCAGTTTTCCTTGTGGAAAGGACCGTTCACATAGGTGTTGACGGTGTCCGGGAGGGGGTAATGATCTGCTGCCCTCTGTATCAAATATATCTGCCCTCGTTGGTCCACTCCGACCAGCCTTGTTCTTCTCAGAAAGCCGAAGTCCATCAAGTTGTCACCAATGTCGGCGACCAAGCCCCTCGTCGACACTCCCAGATGGAGTGCAATAGCTGACACAACCGCACCGACACAGAGTGTGCCGGTTTTCTTCTTCGAAGCCCTCTCAAGATGTTTGATCATGAAGTGGCCCAAATTCAAGGGAGCCTCCTTGTGCAAAATAGTCCATAACAGGAAGAGCTCGTCTCTCTGCACACTCCCATGCTCATGACGAGCGAAGGGGTAACATACACACGCCTTCTGGAGTAAGCGCAAGGCTGGGTTCCTAATGAGAGAACCCTTTGCCCTGTTGGCGGCGAAGTTGTCATCAACGGTAGTGATGGCCTTCCAGAAGTCATTCGCATTGTGACTGAAGTTAAACGGCTCTCTATACACCTCCCCTGAAAATCCAAAGATCTCCTTGAATTGTGCCATCGTCACTGTGTACTCAGCATTCCTCATACGAAACTTGATGGCAACTATCTCCCTCCTGTTCATGATTACCTCAAGGGTAGACAAGAACTCCAGTGTAAGCCTCTGATAGGAGGGGTTCCTCTGTGCCATGAAGAGCCCATTTAGTTGCCCctcttcacatagctcattgaAGCACTGCTCAATGCCCAACCGTCGGATTGTGATAGGGCATGGATATCTAGCTACCCGGTAGGGTAGTTGTGAGAGTTCGGcccatttcttcttctcttcggCATTCAAATTAACTCCAGAGTGGTTGGGCGCCATCGTTCACTACCTAAAAATTGAGAGTATTAGATCAATTCGACAAGAAACCACAAAGATGCATTAATGTAGACACTCTCCCCCAAACATACTCTATACTAAAAGAACTTCTCATTCATACATTTATCGAGACTAGAATCAACCCCCCATTGTGTCACACAATGTCTCTTCCACAACAATAAACCTCAATCATGCTTAACTCAAACATTCCACCAACATGCATCACTTATCTAACATTGCATCTATGTAGACATCAACAAATCAAAGCATGCTAGTTCCCCACACTCAATAACCACAAACCCATGAAGGAAATTGCACAATTCATGCTCAAAGCAACCATTCAAACCAAATTCATCCTCTAACTAGCAATTAGTCAAGAAATCTCCAAACAAACGAAAGACATGCTAGTTTCCAACCCTCGATTCACCAATAATCATCTAAACACCGACATAAGTAagagaagaatgaaaaaaatcatacctttcgGGCTTAGAGTGATAGAAAACGGAtttctctcctttttgcttgttcttgagtaaatcAACCGATTAATCGGTTCAACCCTTGAATTAGATGGATTGGGAGGATGGTATGTGTGTGAAATCAGTGTAAGTGGAAGATTTGAAGGTGGAGGGGCGAGAGAGAGTAGAGAGGAACGAGAGAGAAATGGGGGTAGGGTTTTGAAAGTGTAAAAACTGACCTGGTTTGCGTCTTTAAATCGCGCAaagaaatcgcccggtcgggcgatttgcacattgaaaatcgcccggtcgggcgaactttctggacaatCCCGATTTcatcaaacgcccggtcgggcgattcgtATTTTGtacatcgcccggtcgggcaatcTTGATTTCTggaaacgcccgatcgggcgattTGCACtttgcaaaacgcccggtcgggcaaacttTCTGGACAATCTCGATTTCtgtaaacgcccggtcgggcgatttgcaCTTTGCAacacgcccggtcgggcgaactttctggattccAAGTCCATTTCGCCATTTCTCCAGTTTTTTGTCCGCTTTTCACCCATCAAAGCCTATCTCCTGTTCCACTtaaaacacacaaaacacaccaaaaacaagaacaaaataaaaacacaccaaaaacacAAAAGCTATAAAttttacctactaggggttgcctcccccATAGCGCAATTGTTTAACGTCATTTGCCCGACGCTTTGCAAGCTCCACTACTCAATCAAGGCAACCACAAAGACCTCGTCTTGTTGCTCCTTGGTAAAGAACCTCTTGAGATTTTGACCATTTGCCTTGAACGTGCTTCCATCGGGTCCTTTGAGCTCCATTGTGCCATTGCTCATGACCTCCTTGATAGTGAAGGGTCCCGACCACTTAGATTTTAGCTTGCCCGGAAAGAGTCTCAACTTGTGGTTGAAAAGCAACACGGCATCCCCCTTGTGGAATTCACGCCTCTCAATCATCTTGTCGTGATACGTCTTcatcctctccttgtagatTGAGGAATTAGCATAAGCTTCATTCCTAAATTCATCAAGTAAATTGAGGTGAAGCTTCCTTTCCTTGCCGGCCTTGGTGAAGTCCATGTTCATTTGCCTCACCGCCCAATATGATGAGTGCTTCAATTCAACCGGGAGATGGCATGATttcccaaagaccaattgaTAAGGTGACATCCCGATTGGCGTCTTGTAAGCCGTCCTATACGCCCATAGAGCATCGTCAAGCTTGAGAGCCCAATCTCTACGGTTAGCATTGACACTCTTTTGCAATATTTGTTTGATCTCTCTATTGGCCAACTCGGTTTGACCATTAGCTTGTGGATGATAAGGAGTTGTCACCCGATGCTTCACTCCATGCCTTGCTAAGACCGCCTCTAGCCACCTATTGCGAAAATGAGACCCTCCATCACTTATGATAGCCCGAGGTGCGCCGAATCGCGTGAATATGTTCTTTTGAACGAATTTAATCACCACCTTTGAATCATTAGTTTGGGTAGGAATGGCTTCCACCCACCTTGATACATAGTCAACGGCTAGTAGAATGTATTGGAACCCACTAGATGGAGGAAAGGGCCCCATGAAGTCAATGCCCCACACATCAAACAACTCGACTTCAACAATTGTCGTCAATggcatctccttcttcttaGAAACACCCCCCATTCTCTGGCACTCGTTGCATCTTCTCACGTAGTCCTGGCAGTCTTTGGTGATGGTTGGCCAAAATAGACCACTTTGGAGCACTTTCATAGCAGTCCGGTTAGCTCCAAAATGCCCCCCACTAGGTGCGGTGTGGCAATGCATAATAACGGACTCCCACTCCTCTTGAGGGACACATCTTCTAATCACCATGTCGGCACATCTTCTAAAAAGACAAGGctcgtcccaaaaatagaacTTCACGTCGTGGAAGaacttcttcttttgatagTCCTCAAGTCCTTCGGGAATCACCTTAGCAACAAGATAGTTCACAATATTGGCATACCATGCCACTTGACCCTTGGCCACATAAAACAAATGCTCATCCGGGAATTCTTCATTGATGACCAACTTCAATTTTTCCTCTTCACTAGCATGCTCCAATCTTGAGAGATGATCCGCCACCACATTCTCACACCCTTTTCTATCTCGGATCTCCAAATCAAATTCTTGAAGGAGCAAGATCCACCTTATAAGCCTTGGTTTTGCATCTTGCTTAACAAATAGATGGCGGATGGCGGCATGGTCAGTAAAGACAATAGTTTTGGCCCCAATAAGGTAAGGGCGGAACTTGTCAAAAGAGTAGACCACCGCAAGCATTTCCTTCTCGGTAGTGGTGTAGTTAGCTTGAGCCGAATCCAATGTCCTACTAGCATAATATATCACCCGGAATATCTTGTCTCTCTTTTGTCCCAAAGCCGAGCCTACCGCCACATCACTTGCATCACACATGATCTCGAAAGGTTGAGACCAATCGGGGGAGATCAAGATTGGGGCACTCACCAACGCCGCCTTGAGCTTCTCAAATGCCTGCGCACATTCAAGAGTGAAATCAAATTTTACATCTTTAGCTAGTAAATGGCAAAGGGGTCTAGCAATATGTGAAAAATCTTTGATGAAACGCCTATAGAACCCCGCATGGCCTAGGAAGCTCCTCACGGCCTTCTCACTACAAGGATGTGGCAATTGCTCAATGGCAACTATCTTGGCTCTATCCACTTCAAGTCCTCCGGCTGAAATTTTGTGTCCCAACACGATCCCATCAcggaccataaaatgacatttctcCCAATTGAGTACTAGATTGGTCTCCTcacatctctgcaaaactttggTTAGATTATCCAAGCAACTATCAAATGTCATACCAAAAACagagaagtcatccatgaaaacCTCCATAATATTCTCAACCATATCATGAAAAATGGACATCATACATCTTTGAAAAGTAGCCGGGGCATTACAAAGCCCAAAAGACATTCTCCTAAATGCATAGACACCATAAGGACACACAAAAGCCGTCTTATGTTGATCCTCGGGAGCTATCAAAATTTGGTTATATCCCGAATAACCATCGAGAAAACAATAATACTCATGTCCGGCTAACCTATCCAACATTTGATCAATAAATGGAAGGGGGAAGTGATCTTTCCTAGTGGCCAAATTTAAAGCGCGATAATCAATGCAAACTCTCCACCCGGACACCACTCTAGTAGCTATCAACTCATCATTTTTCCCTTTCACCACAGTGGTGCCCCCCTTTTTAGACACCACTTGAGTAGGACTCACCCACTCACTGTCGGATATAGCATATATCATACCGGCATCTAACCATTTCAACACTTCTTTTCTAACCACATCTTGCATAATAGGGTTTAGTCGCCTTTGGTTTTGTACCTTAGGCTTATACCCCTCGTCTAAATGAATTCTATGCATGCAAACGGTTGGGCTTATTCCCTTAATGTCCGATATGGACCACCCAATGGCTCTCTTATGCTTCCTAAGAACTCTCAACAATTTATCCAACTCGAAACTAGAGAGAGAAGATGATACAATTACCGGAAAAGTGTCATTCCCTCCAAGAAAGGCATATCGCAAGTGTAGTGGAAGTGGCTTCAACTCAAGCTTCTTGTTTTCCCcatctttattgctatcttcaCTTCCACTCCTAAGAGGTAGAAATTGTGGACGAAGTGATCTAGGGATTTCTTTAGCCGAGTCCAAAGCACCTACAAATTCCAACAACTCGGGGTTAGCATCCAAAACATcaaaagaatgagaagaataCATGGAATGAGAAATGCATCTCTCTAATTGATCATCCAAGTAAGAGGTCGGTGCCACTCCTCCAACACACTCATCCATCACGGTCACAACATTGCAATGTTGtaggcttcctcccggttccgcaTCATGCCTCTTTAAGGCCTCATATATCGACAATGTCACGCTCTCATCATTGAGGCGAAGTGTAAGTTCCCCTTTTGAAACATCGATCATGGCCTTCCCGGTGGCAAGGAACGGTCTTCCCAAATAAGAGGTACAATTCTATCCTCTTCCATGTCCAACACCACGAAGTCAACGGGGAATATGAACTCATTCACCCTCACCAATATATCTTCTGCTATGCCCGAGGGATATGCCACCGATCTATCCGCCATTTGCAAAGTAATGCTAGTCGATCTCAATTTACCAATATTCAACTTGTTGAAGAAGGACAATGGCATAAGATTAATGCTAGCCCCTAGATCGCACAAGGCATTCCCCACAAAGCAATTTCCAATAGTGCACTCAATAGTGAAGCTTCCCGGATCTTGCATTTTGGCCGGCAACTTCCTTTGAATAATTGCACTGCAACTCTCCGTCAAGTTGACCGTCTCATAGTGCccccatttccttttttgtgatACCACATCCTTGAGGAACTTTGCATAACTTGGCATTTGTTGAAGTGCTTCAACAAGAGGGATGTTAATTTGAACTTTCCTAAAGATATCCAAAAATCTTGAAAATTgttcatccttctttttcttttgcatcatTTGAGGGACAGGAAGTTTAACTTCCGTGGGCTTAGGAGGAACTATTGTCTCGGCTTGATCTTTTGGTGGGCTCTTCGTTGATGCC
Proteins encoded in this window:
- the LOC121810799 gene encoding uncharacterized protein LOC121810799 codes for the protein MEKTDGIMTQSTKRIDKVETAVVEVTTRMGALEHQMSQIAQAVGQLHQPGQFPSNTIPNPKDCKAINLRSGTSYKSPPMPEKEAIVQPEEEETIEVEASTKSPPKDQAETIVPPKPTEVKLPVPQMMQKKKKDEQFSRFLDIFRKVQINIPLVEALQQMPSYAKFLKDVVSQKRKWGHYETVNLTESCSAIIQRKLPAKMQDPGSFTIECTIGNCFVGNALCDLGASINLMPLSFFNKLNIGKLRSTSITLQMADRSVAYPSGIAEDILVRVNEG
- the LOC121742207 gene encoding uncharacterized protein LOC121742207: MAPNHSGVNLNAEEKKKWAELSQLPYRVARYPCPITIRRLGIEQCFNELCEEGQLNGLFMAQRNPSYQRLTLEFLSTLEVIMNRREIVAIKFRMRNAEYTVTMAQFKEIFGFSGEVYREPFNFSHNANDFWKAITTVDDNFAANRAKGSLIRNPALRLLQKACVCYPFARHEHGSVQRDELFLLWTILHKEAPLNLGHFMIKHLERASKKKTGTLCVGAVVSAIALHLGVSTRGLVADIGDNLMDFGFLRRTRLVGVDQRGQIYLIQRAADHYPLPDTVNTYVNGPFHKENWKMKAAVHEQVTAVNPRNLQFRDVSPSSSVDEAPHMGFPEIEMGDEQNEEENEEEGEDQPTYQGGDEAGTSTQRTRSRQERQEEDYGSINERLTRMELRQQEYWVQNEARWDQFETNWTQFTDFNNAQWANINARFDEFRGQWQHPPPPPQ